One region of Halohasta litchfieldiae genomic DNA includes:
- a CDS encoding HVO_2922 family protein has translation MSEKTIYESETKRSRRSIASYLRRLATALGRGEPVPVDDEQTVTVTPAAEPELEVEIEQDGETLSLDIEMEWEGDIEDVDTETNVSKARFELYEDSEGKWRWRLVHRNGNIIADGSQGYASTQKAKQGLDSVVGNAPGAYVVDTSKDDHENTVEDGGSSATFELFADKGGKWRWRLVHDNGNIIADGGHGYASKQKAKQGLRSVKQNVRGAPVETE, from the coding sequence ATGTCAGAAAAGACAATCTACGAATCCGAAACGAAGCGGAGTCGACGATCAATTGCGTCCTATTTGCGCCGGTTGGCAACGGCGCTCGGTCGGGGGGAGCCAGTGCCGGTCGACGACGAACAGACGGTGACGGTCACCCCGGCGGCCGAACCCGAGTTGGAAGTCGAAATCGAACAAGACGGCGAGACACTCAGCCTCGACATCGAAATGGAATGGGAGGGTGACATCGAGGACGTCGACACCGAGACGAACGTGAGCAAAGCCCGGTTCGAGCTGTACGAAGACAGCGAGGGCAAATGGCGCTGGCGGCTCGTTCACCGCAACGGCAACATCATCGCCGACGGCAGCCAGGGGTATGCCTCGACCCAGAAGGCCAAACAGGGCCTCGACAGCGTCGTGGGGAACGCGCCGGGTGCGTACGTGGTCGACACCTCGAAGGACGATCACGAGAACACTGTTGAGGACGGTGGCAGTAGCGCGACGTTCGAACTGTTCGCGGACAAGGGCGGCAAATGGCGCTGGCGGCTCGTCCACGACAACGGGAACATCATCGCCGACGGTGGCCACGGGTATGCCTCGAAGCAGAAGGCAAAACAGGGGCTGCGGAGCGTCAAGCAGAACGTCCGCGGCGCACCAGTCGAAACAGAGTAG
- a CDS encoding DUF6789 family protein gives MSLENSLEERLHKTTQTDDRLPDSPRGIHAVVAALRGLQAGFVATLIMTAFRLPIMRSLPPSANFWAMYVGSGDTNDYPGIGLILHLLYGTTSGALFGSLFALLSAERSIEAEQRGIVWGSVFGMVLSVFGTQVVLNELLDTQLEADELTLFHAGHLVYGISLGAWVGSRTEGTENVDTEYDYK, from the coding sequence ATGTCACTCGAAAATTCGCTTGAGGAACGGCTCCACAAAACGACCCAGACCGACGACCGACTCCCGGATAGCCCGCGTGGAATTCACGCTGTGGTCGCCGCTCTCCGTGGACTGCAGGCGGGGTTCGTGGCGACGCTCATTATGACCGCGTTTCGACTCCCAATTATGCGGTCGCTGCCGCCCTCTGCTAACTTCTGGGCGATGTACGTCGGCAGCGGTGATACCAACGACTACCCCGGTATTGGGCTTATTCTGCACTTGCTGTACGGGACCACGAGTGGGGCTCTCTTCGGTAGTCTGTTCGCGCTCCTGTCTGCAGAACGCTCAATCGAGGCCGAACAGCGGGGCATCGTCTGGGGGTCCGTGTTCGGGATGGTGCTGTCCGTCTTTGGGACGCAGGTCGTCCTCAACGAACTCCTCGATACACAGCTAGAGGCCGACGAACTCACGCTGTTTCACGCCGGGCATCTCGTCTACGGGATCTCTCTGGGCGCGTGGGTCGGTTCTCGAACAGAAGGAACAGAGAACGTCGACACCGAGTACGACTACAAGTGA
- a CDS encoding NAD(P)H-binding protein, translating to MRVLVVGATGFVGSRLVARLAELGHDVVAFSRSASQESFPDGVEVFEGDLADGDSLTDLCAGVDVAYYLIHSLTADNFAARDREYARRFRDVASEAGVDRVVYLSGISGTGVDLSPHLESRREVESILTGGEFDLTVLRAAVIIGAGSASFRILHDLTDRLPIMAVPQWVRTPCQPIGIRDTISYLVGVLDAEETRGETYDIGGPSVWNYESLLQLTAKAKGKTVYIVPVPVMTPKLSSYWLRLTTDVQFDIAQALAESMRNPVTVEAASDLQTVVPIDQTSIETAVQDALAELRAAAER from the coding sequence ATGCGTGTTCTCGTTGTTGGAGCGACTGGGTTCGTCGGTAGTCGACTGGTCGCTCGGCTCGCGGAGTTGGGTCATGATGTTGTCGCCTTCTCGCGGAGCGCGAGCCAGGAATCGTTCCCCGACGGCGTCGAGGTCTTCGAGGGTGACCTCGCCGACGGCGACTCGCTCACTGATCTCTGTGCGGGCGTCGACGTCGCCTACTACCTGATTCACTCGCTGACCGCCGACAACTTCGCCGCCCGCGACCGGGAGTACGCCCGGCGGTTCCGGGATGTCGCCTCCGAAGCGGGCGTCGACCGCGTCGTTTATTTAAGTGGCATCAGCGGCACCGGGGTCGACCTCTCGCCGCATCTCGAATCGCGCCGCGAGGTCGAGTCGATCCTGACCGGCGGCGAGTTCGATCTGACCGTCCTGCGGGCGGCGGTCATCATCGGGGCCGGGAGCGCGAGTTTCAGAATCCTCCACGACCTGACCGACCGGCTCCCGATCATGGCGGTCCCCCAGTGGGTTCGCACCCCCTGTCAGCCGATCGGGATTCGGGATACGATCAGCTATCTGGTCGGTGTCCTGGATGCCGAGGAAACCCGCGGCGAGACCTACGACATCGGCGGCCCCTCCGTCTGGAACTACGAGTCGTTGCTCCAGTTGACCGCGAAAGCAAAAGGCAAGACGGTGTACATCGTGCCGGTGCCGGTGATGACGCCGAAGCTCTCGTCGTACTGGCTCCGGCTGACGACCGACGTGCAGTTCGACATCGCCCAGGCGCTGGCCGAGAGTATGCGCAATCCGGTGACCGTCGAGGCCGCAAGCGACCTGCAGACCGTCGTGCCGATCGACCAAACTTCGATCGAGACCGCAGTCCAGGACGCGTTGGCCGAACTCCGAGCGGCCGCCGAACGCTGA
- a CDS encoding competence/damage-inducible protein A, with the protein MEVALITVGDELLSGDTVNTNANWLAARLADRGATVPRVLTLPDSRETITSHVTEYSEAFDRVIVTGGIGGTPDDVTMEAVADAFGRELAASELTREAVDRRLAEIEQRIPDREIDVDREAEAAIPAESRPLINEAGLAPGCVVANVYVLPGIPEELKAMFESVAEEFAGDRRSEFLYTVEPEANIVWALEEAMDRFAVTVGCYPDREADHNRLKLTATDEAVLTGAVDWLLSNINASDTPVSRDWNTDEPASTDQ; encoded by the coding sequence ATGGAGGTTGCCCTGATCACCGTCGGCGACGAGCTGCTGTCGGGCGACACGGTGAACACGAACGCCAACTGGCTCGCCGCGCGGCTCGCCGACCGCGGCGCGACGGTACCCCGGGTGCTCACGTTGCCCGACAGCCGTGAGACGATCACTTCCCACGTCACGGAGTACAGCGAGGCCTTCGACCGCGTGATCGTCACCGGTGGCATCGGTGGGACGCCCGACGACGTGACGATGGAGGCGGTCGCCGACGCCTTCGGCCGCGAGCTGGCTGCCTCGGAGCTGACCCGCGAGGCTGTAGACCGGCGACTCGCCGAGATCGAACAGCGCATTCCGGACCGCGAGATCGATGTCGACCGCGAGGCCGAGGCCGCGATTCCGGCCGAGAGCCGACCACTTATAAACGAGGCCGGGCTCGCGCCGGGCTGTGTCGTCGCCAACGTCTACGTGCTGCCCGGCATTCCGGAGGAACTGAAAGCGATGTTCGAGTCGGTTGCCGAGGAGTTCGCCGGGGATCGTCGCTCGGAGTTCCTGTATACGGTCGAACCGGAGGCCAATATCGTGTGGGCCCTTGAGGAGGCGATGGATCGCTTCGCGGTGACCGTCGGCTGCTATCCCGACCGGGAGGCTGACCACAACCGGCTGAAGCTCACGGCGACCGACGAGGCGGTGTTGACTGGGGCCGTCGACTGGCTGCTGTCGAACATCAACGCGAGCGATACACCAGTCTCCCGCGACTGGAACACCGACGAGCCCGCGAGCACGGACCAGTGA